From Abiotrophia defectiva ATCC 49176:
GTCACAGGCCCTTCAACCAGTCCGTAAATAGCATCAGCTTTCTTGTCGCCGTATGCCATGAGGATGATTTTCTTAGCGGCCATGATGGAAGCAATCCCCATACTGTAGGCTTGAGTCGGCACGTCTTCGACACGATCGAAGAAACGTTTGTTAGCCTCAATAGTGGATGGAGTCAAATCGACTAGCTGGGTTAAGCCATCGAATGGCGCCCCAGGCTCATTAAAGCCAATGTGACCGTTAGAGCCAATCCCCAAGATTTGTAAATCAATGGGATTATCTGCTAGGACTTGATTATAGCGTTGGATTTCATAGTCGCTATCAGTTTGGTCCCCGTCAGGCAGATAGGAATGTTTGAAAGGCTTGTGCTGGAAGAGATGTTGGTGCATAAAGTAGTGATAGCTCTTTGGATGGTCGCTAGACAAGCCATAGTATTCATCCAAGTTGACAGAAACTGATTGACTAAAATCTAAATCGGACTCTACTAAGCGTTGGTAGAGCGCTTCGGGAGTCGAACCAGTTGCTAAGCCAAAGGTTTTGGGACCAGTTGCCAGCGCCTGGACGAAAAAGTCAAAGGCCTTATCGGATGCCGCATCGAACTGATCATAAACAAGTATTTCCATGGAATAATACCTCCAAAAATTGCAATAAATTAATCTACC
This genomic window contains:
- a CDS encoding glucosamine-6-phosphate deaminase; amino-acid sequence: MEILVYDQFDAASDKAFDFFVQALATGPKTFGLATGSTPEALYQRLVESDLDFSQSVSVNLDEYYGLSSDHPKSYHYFMHQHLFQHKPFKHSYLPDGDQTDSDYEIQRYNQVLADNPIDLQILGIGSNGHIGFNEPGAPFDGLTQLVDLTPSTIEANKRFFDRVEDVPTQAYSMGIASIMAAKKIILMAYGDKKADAIYGLVEGPVTPDLPASILQRHPDVTLLLDKAAAAKLHL